The Carnobacterium mobile DSM 4848 genome includes a window with the following:
- a CDS encoding YihY/virulence factor BrkB family protein: MSAIPKEASFKEKAKKWLEIIKPNWERAEVSSNSAELAYFILLSIAPILLVVANIIPFLPISASDILPYLKTALPPDIYKIIQPMLADFLNNTHGGIISIGLITSLWSASKAFNAMQVVLNDVYGVEKRKNFIIVRAVSFLINLAVVGVVGLILFAFVFGKQILHLVEKFLHIQLPLIETVLGFRWLILLVVLIIVLTLVYFLLPNHGLSIKYAVPGAIFTTIGWLILSQGFSLYVKYAGGAAAGSGAFGVVIVLMLWLYLSAMILLMGAFLNTVYYQYKTNKTVEQTKQEKEAAEAGKTQKDYLIESAERQRGKLTKVKTVADHQAEEAGAAEEPLN, from the coding sequence ATGTCAGCAATTCCAAAAGAAGCTTCGTTTAAAGAAAAAGCAAAAAAATGGCTAGAGATCATCAAACCCAATTGGGAGCGAGCTGAAGTATCTTCCAATTCAGCTGAACTAGCTTACTTTATTTTACTTTCGATAGCGCCTATTTTACTGGTAGTGGCTAATATCATTCCTTTTTTACCCATCAGTGCATCAGATATCTTGCCATATTTAAAAACGGCATTGCCGCCGGATATTTACAAAATCATACAGCCTATGTTAGCTGATTTTTTAAACAATACGCATGGTGGCATCATTTCAATCGGGTTGATCACCTCTCTTTGGTCAGCGAGTAAAGCGTTTAATGCGATGCAAGTAGTATTGAATGATGTGTATGGCGTTGAAAAACGAAAAAATTTCATTATTGTACGGGCGGTTTCTTTTCTAATTAATTTAGCGGTTGTAGGAGTTGTTGGACTCATTTTGTTCGCCTTTGTTTTTGGTAAGCAGATCCTGCATTTAGTGGAGAAGTTTCTACACATTCAGCTGCCTTTGATTGAAACTGTGCTGGGATTCCGTTGGTTGATTTTATTGGTCGTTTTGATTATTGTGCTTACGTTGGTTTATTTCTTATTGCCGAATCATGGTTTAAGTATAAAATACGCAGTGCCGGGTGCCATATTTACCACTATCGGCTGGTTGATTCTGTCTCAAGGCTTCTCTCTTTATGTGAAATATGCCGGTGGGGCAGCAGCAGGAAGCGGAGCATTCGGTGTGGTGATTGTGCTGATGTTATGGCTTTATTTATCAGCTATGATTTTATTGATGGGGGCATTCCTCAATACCGTTTACTATCAATATAAGACGAACAAAACCGTTGAACAAACTAAACAAGAAAAAGAAGCAGCTGAAGCAGGTAAAACGCAAAAAGATTATTTGATCGAATCAGCTGAGAGACAACGAGGGAAACTAACGAAAGTTAAAACAGTCGCTGATCACCAAGCGGAAGAAGCTGGAGCAGCAGAAGAACCGTTAAATTAA
- a CDS encoding acyltransferase family protein, which produces MTYNRTIDIIKGLAILFVIVIHSFTNKTLLDFGGPFYIQQAVPLFLIITGYNHTMSYERKGIESLAVLYQPDLLFKKLKRILLPALVAYLFQIIIAPFIGREANVFFYLFGRGGYGGFFVSIMIQIVFFLPFLFYLAKKNHHLMLVLSFTFNLIFEFASDAFGLPSFIYRLLFFRYLFAISLGIWYYFVQKDKKSLQLITAGALLSVPYLVLVHYFNYEVPLFSFNTAWKGQDPLTFFYPLLLFHLGLIYLPKIKWNRLYEGLAQLGKQSYHIFIVQMVYFWISASFIDKYEVPFLINLVVCVTIGIGYYHLEDTYLKYRSKKTPSR; this is translated from the coding sequence TTGACATACAACCGAACGATCGACATCATTAAAGGATTGGCTATCCTTTTTGTCATTGTAATCCATAGTTTTACAAACAAAACATTGTTAGACTTCGGCGGCCCTTTTTATATTCAACAAGCCGTACCTTTATTTCTGATCATTACTGGTTATAACCATACGATGTCTTATGAAAGAAAAGGGATAGAATCTTTAGCGGTACTGTATCAGCCCGATCTGCTTTTCAAAAAATTGAAACGCATTTTACTGCCCGCGTTGGTTGCTTACCTTTTTCAGATTATCATTGCACCGTTTATTGGCAGAGAAGCCAATGTTTTCTTTTATTTATTCGGACGTGGTGGTTATGGTGGATTTTTTGTTTCCATCATGATTCAAATTGTTTTTTTCTTACCTTTTTTATTTTATTTAGCTAAAAAAAATCACCATCTCATGCTTGTGTTGAGTTTTACTTTTAACCTGATTTTTGAATTTGCCAGCGATGCTTTTGGATTACCTTCATTTATTTATCGTTTGCTTTTTTTTCGTTACCTTTTTGCCATTTCATTAGGCATTTGGTATTACTTTGTTCAAAAAGACAAAAAAAGCCTGCAGCTTATTACAGCCGGTGCTTTATTGAGTGTTCCATATCTTGTTTTGGTTCATTATTTTAATTACGAAGTACCGCTTTTTTCATTTAACACTGCTTGGAAAGGCCAAGATCCTCTAACGTTCTTTTATCCTTTGCTGCTCTTTCATCTAGGTTTGATTTATTTGCCAAAAATAAAATGGAACAGGTTATATGAAGGTTTAGCACAACTCGGTAAACAGTCTTATCATATTTTCATTGTTCAAATGGTTTATTTTTGGATCTCCGCTTCGTTTATTGACAAGTATGAAGTACCATTCCTTATTAATCTTGTAGTCTGTGTTACCATTGGGATTGGCTATTACCATCTTGAAGATACCTATTTAAAATACAGAAGTAAAAAGACTCCTTCTCGTTAA
- a CDS encoding HAD family hydrolase: MKKKTWFFFDVGETLIDETSSYDHYFELCTNELKKASITISPKEYRALIEEQYAKNGTRPLYTIWKSFNTGLPQPKWEHYNEKLYDGVLPTLSLLKKDYHLGIIANQSKNLDLRLKNLDIDRYFDLIISSSDVGIKKPDAKIFELALKKASIDSHHAVYVGDRVDNDIIPAKQLGFITVRIKNGLGKRHKEDARYPSDYTIEVINELLDLSF, encoded by the coding sequence ATGAAGAAAAAAACTTGGTTCTTTTTTGATGTTGGAGAAACTTTGATAGATGAAACGAGTAGCTACGATCATTATTTTGAACTTTGTACCAATGAATTAAAAAAAGCTTCCATAACTATTTCTCCCAAAGAATATCGAGCTTTAATCGAAGAACAATATGCTAAAAACGGCACTCGCCCTTTATACACGATTTGGAAATCTTTTAATACGGGATTGCCGCAACCCAAATGGGAACACTACAACGAAAAACTATATGATGGTGTCCTGCCTACTTTGTCTCTCTTGAAAAAGGATTATCACCTTGGCATTATTGCGAATCAATCTAAAAACTTAGATTTAAGATTAAAGAATTTGGATATCGATCGTTACTTTGACCTAATTATTTCTTCAAGTGATGTAGGTATTAAAAAACCTGATGCTAAAATTTTTGAATTAGCCTTAAAAAAAGCCAGTATTGATTCACATCATGCCGTATATGTCGGCGATAGAGTGGATAATGATATTATCCCTGCAAAACAATTGGGATTCATTACTGTCCGAATAAAAAATGGATTAGGAAAACGACATAAAGAAGATGCTAGGTATCCTAGTGATTATACGATAGAAGTAATCAATGAACTTTTAGACTTATCATTTTAA
- a CDS encoding YwbE family protein, whose translation MSELNGKKRADIKIGALVDIVLKKDQRTGTLTRGHVKRILTNSAQHPHGIKVMLEEDNQVGRVQKIITA comes from the coding sequence ATGAGTGAATTGAACGGGAAAAAAAGAGCAGATATCAAAATCGGTGCGCTAGTGGACATTGTCTTGAAAAAAGATCAGCGAACTGGAACTTTAACAAGAGGGCACGTAAAACGTATTTTAACAAATAGCGCTCAGCATCCTCATGGAATAAAAGTCATGCTGGAAGAAGACAATCAAGTTGGTCGAGTACAAAAAATTATAACGGCCTAA
- a CDS encoding AEC family transporter, with translation MGPILIQAVGFLLVILVAYLFKKRGMLKEQDGHILSKMIVYITLPAAIIVGFNGVAVNATFFLMIFLGFFSNVVLVVLGGVWWRKKSAVDQSLLMFGISGYNIGNFTMPFVQGFFPAAVPFIGSFDMGNSLMLAGGTTVAVEKMTGQNKEVLSLVRTLQKLLSSPPFTTYLIMLILALTGIALPDSVLNIVHLFSNANAFLSMFMIGLYLELQIDRSSLTTVAKILGFRYGCGAVLAAAFYFLLPLPQIVRTILVLLAFAPFASLSTINAIIFGNKSTKVGFLSSASIIISLLIMTSILLFL, from the coding sequence ATGGGTCCCATTTTAATACAAGCCGTTGGTTTTTTATTGGTTATTCTTGTAGCCTATTTATTTAAAAAGAGAGGGATGTTAAAAGAGCAAGACGGACACATTCTTTCAAAAATGATTGTTTATATTACTTTACCGGCCGCTATTATCGTAGGTTTTAATGGAGTAGCTGTAAATGCAACTTTTTTCTTGATGATTTTCTTAGGGTTCTTCAGTAATGTTGTGTTAGTTGTTCTTGGTGGAGTTTGGTGGCGAAAAAAATCTGCTGTTGATCAGTCACTGCTAATGTTTGGTATTTCCGGGTACAATATCGGAAATTTCACCATGCCATTTGTTCAAGGCTTCTTCCCGGCTGCTGTGCCTTTTATCGGCAGTTTCGACATGGGAAATTCTTTAATGCTGGCTGGCGGTACGACAGTTGCTGTTGAAAAAATGACAGGACAAAACAAAGAGGTTCTTTCTCTTGTTCGCACATTGCAAAAGCTGCTTTCTTCTCCGCCATTTACTACATACCTGATCATGCTGATATTAGCTCTTACTGGCATTGCTCTGCCGGATTCTGTGCTGAATATCGTGCATCTTTTTTCAAATGCTAATGCTTTCTTATCCATGTTCATGATTGGATTGTACTTAGAATTGCAAATCGACCGTTCTTCTTTAACCACAGTGGCAAAGATTTTAGGATTCCGCTATGGTTGTGGTGCTGTTTTGGCCGCTGCATTTTACTTTTTACTGCCGCTGCCTCAAATCGTTCGTACCATTTTAGTTTTATTAGCCTTTGCTCCCTTTGCCAGTCTTTCAACGATCAATGCAATCATTTTTGGCAATAAGTCCACTAAGGTTGGATTCCTTTCATCTGCTAGTATCATTATCTCGCTTCTGATAATGACCAGTATTTTATTATTTCTTTAA
- the ald gene encoding alanine dehydrogenase: MKIGIPKEIKNNENRVAISPAGVYSLTEGGHEVLVEASAGKTAGFTDAEFEESGAKIVNNADDVWAADMVIKVKEPLPEEYGYFREGLIIFTYLHLAAAKELTEKLMETGVTAIGYETMEKDGVLPLLTPMSQVAGRMAVQIGAQFLENNYGGKGLLLGGTPGVSTGNVVIIGGGVSGMHAAKMAVGLGADVTILDVNPARLAELGNIFGNSVTTLMSNEYNIAEQVKTADLVIGAVLIPGSKAPTLVTEEMVESMEEGSVIVDIAVDQGGIVETADKVTTHDNPVYTRHGVLHYAVANMPGAVAKTSTMALTNVTIPYALEIANKGVVQASQDNPTVYGGINVMDYKLTKKEVAQSLDIDYVEASTCFNK, from the coding sequence ATGAAAATCGGTATACCTAAAGAAATCAAAAATAACGAAAATCGGGTGGCTATTTCCCCAGCGGGTGTCTATAGTCTTACAGAAGGCGGACACGAAGTTTTAGTTGAAGCATCAGCTGGAAAAACAGCAGGCTTTACGGACGCTGAGTTTGAAGAATCAGGTGCAAAAATTGTAAACAATGCAGATGATGTTTGGGCTGCAGATATGGTTATTAAAGTTAAAGAACCATTGCCAGAAGAATACGGTTATTTCCGTGAGGGATTGATCATCTTCACTTATTTACACTTAGCAGCTGCTAAAGAATTAACAGAAAAATTAATGGAAACTGGCGTAACAGCAATTGGATATGAAACAATGGAAAAAGACGGTGTCTTACCGTTATTAACACCAATGAGTCAAGTAGCCGGTAGAATGGCTGTCCAAATCGGTGCACAATTTTTAGAAAATAACTACGGTGGTAAAGGATTACTGCTTGGCGGTACGCCAGGAGTTTCAACAGGTAATGTAGTCATTATCGGCGGCGGTGTTTCAGGCATGCATGCAGCTAAAATGGCTGTCGGACTTGGTGCCGATGTCACGATTTTAGATGTAAATCCTGCACGTTTAGCTGAATTAGGCAATATTTTCGGAAACTCTGTCACGACGTTGATGTCGAATGAATACAATATCGCAGAACAAGTGAAAACAGCTGATTTAGTGATCGGTGCGGTATTGATTCCAGGGTCTAAAGCTCCAACACTTGTTACAGAAGAAATGGTTGAATCGATGGAAGAAGGTTCCGTGATTGTGGACATTGCTGTTGACCAAGGCGGGATCGTAGAAACTGCTGATAAAGTAACCACCCATGATAACCCTGTTTATACACGCCATGGTGTGCTTCATTATGCTGTAGCCAATATGCCGGGAGCTGTTGCTAAAACATCGACAATGGCGTTGACAAACGTTACGATACCTTATGCTTTAGAAATCGCTAATAAAGGCGTTGTTCAAGCCTCACAAGACAACCCAACTGTCTACGGCGGGATCAATGTAATGGACTATAAGCTAACTAAAAAAGAAGTTGCTCAATCATTAGATATCGACTATGTTGAAGCAAGTACTTGTTTCAATAAATAG
- a CDS encoding MepB family protein — protein MESLELIRKIVSNSEKHRMINLQEENQNKEYEGLTFNIEQHTFRSRLAKKTPKKKGYFVVFWEKDKDNKNQPYTFDNMPEKLIVSIIDNHLIGQFVFPKLLLLEKGILKSENDKGKMAMRVYPSWERELNPSARKTQKWQEAYFINLSNEIDNQQAAALYFT, from the coding sequence TTGGAATCATTAGAATTAATCAGAAAAATAGTTTCAAACAGCGAAAAGCATCGTATGATAAATCTCCAAGAAGAAAATCAAAATAAAGAGTATGAAGGACTTACATTTAACATTGAACAGCACACATTCAGAAGTCGATTAGCTAAGAAGACCCCAAAGAAAAAAGGGTATTTTGTAGTTTTTTGGGAAAAAGATAAAGATAATAAGAATCAACCATATACGTTTGACAACATGCCAGAAAAATTAATTGTTTCGATTATAGATAATCATCTGATAGGACAATTTGTTTTTCCAAAATTGCTATTATTAGAAAAGGGTATTTTAAAAAGCGAAAATGATAAAGGAAAAATGGCGATGAGAGTTTATCCTTCGTGGGAAAGGGAATTAAATCCTTCTGCAAGAAAAACTCAAAAATGGCAGGAAGCTTATTTTATAAATTTATCAAACGAAATAGACAATCAACAGGCTGCAGCATTATATTTCACGTGA
- a CDS encoding DUF2969 family protein, producing the protein MAKSSKKIQVEVKETAQNKEGFVELALYVNQEKIGMIQQEEGKPVTVITNAGTESKAKSIDEGINNLLMDYNLHQL; encoded by the coding sequence ATGGCAAAAAGCAGTAAAAAAATTCAAGTGGAAGTAAAAGAAACAGCACAAAACAAAGAAGGTTTTGTGGAACTGGCTTTGTATGTGAACCAAGAAAAAATCGGTATGATCCAACAAGAAGAAGGAAAACCTGTAACGGTCATAACCAATGCAGGTACCGAATCAAAAGCGAAGTCAATTGATGAGGGCATAAATAATTTGTTAATGGATTATAATTTACATCAACTGTAG